Proteins encoded together in one Lathyrus oleraceus cultivar Zhongwan6 chromosome 5, CAAS_Psat_ZW6_1.0, whole genome shotgun sequence window:
- the LOC127079883 gene encoding uncharacterized protein LOC127079883 yields the protein MTSIRHIPRLKNQVANDLAQIAFGYKISKEKLQKVIEVRGRVVPTILAPSDLEKTNLGYANKENFKILAIDNLADEDWRKPIVEYLQDPRASADRKNQTPEGVLLKYLSESEAYLALLTVHSGECGADQVGHKMKWILFRQGMYWPTMLKDCIEFAKGCQECKVHAGIQHVPTSELHSIVKPWPFRGWDLDLIGEIQPPSSKNQRYILVGVDYFTKWVEVISLPNVAQEDVIEFFQKHIIYRFGISETATTDQGSIFTGRKMQEFAKEMGFKLLKSMPYYAQANGQVEAANKRHHEIPSESYWNMMLDELVDLDEERLNSLELLKRQKKRVENSYNKKVKLKTFSPKDLVWKVVLPMDRKDRTFGKWSPKWEGPFQILQVFSNGAYEIEELSEDKNLESKWKIFETI from the exons ATGACTAGTATTCGACACATACCTCGATTGAAAAATCAAGTGGCTAATGACTTGGCTCAGATTGCATTCgggtataaaatttcaaaagaaaaattgcAAAAAGTCATTGAAGTTAGAGGAAGAGTCGTGCCGACCATATTAGCCCCATCAGATTTGGAGAAAACAAACCTGGGATACGCTAATAAAGAAAACTTCAAAATATTGGCAATAGATAACCTGGCAGACGAAGATTGGAGGAAACCAATAGTGGAATATTTACAAGATCCAAGGGCGTCTGCCGACCGAAAAAACCAG actcCTGAGGGAGTTTTGCTTAAATATCTTAGTGAATCAGAGGCATATTTAGCTCTTTTGACTGTCCATAGTGGGGAATGTGGGGCGGACCAAGttggccataagatgaaatggattCTATTTCGCCAAGGAATGTATTGGCCTACCATGCTGAAAGACTGCATCGAATTTGCCAAAGGGTGCCAAGAATGTAAGGTACATGCGGGCATACAACATGTCCCTACGAGCGAATTACACTCTATAGTCAAACCTTGGCCTTTTAGAGGTTGGGATTTGGATTTAATTGGGGAAATTCAACCACCATCATCAAAGAATCAGAGGTATATCTTGGTTGGCGTTGATTATTTTACAAAATGGGTCGAAGTTATATCTTTGCCAAATGTGGCCCAAGAAGATGTGATTGAATTTTTCCAGAAACATattatttatagatttggaatcTCAGAGACTGCcacaacagatcaaggatcaatatttactggtcgaaagatgcaagaatttGCTAAGGAAATGGGTTTTAAATTGTTAAAGTCTATGCCATATTATGCTCAGGCTAATGGTCAAGTCGAAGCAGCTAATAAG AGGCATCATGAAATTCCATCAGAATCATATTGGAACATGATGCTGGATGAACTAGTCGATCTAGATGAAGAGAGACTAAATTCCTTGGAATTATTAAAACGACAAAAGAAGAGAGTAGAGAACTCTTATAATAAGAAGGTTAAACTTAAAACATTTTCTCCTAAAGACTTGGTCTGGAAAGTTGtccttccaatggatcgaaaGGATAGAACCTTTGGGAAGTGGTCTCCCAAGTGGGAAGGCCCTTTCCAAATTTTGCAAGTATTCTCTAATGGTGCCTATGAGATTGAGGAACTTAGTGAAGACAAGAATCTTGAGAGTAAATGGAAAATATTTGAAACGATATAG